Genomic segment of Lentisphaera araneosa HTCC2155:
TTCATGTTTGTGTTAAGAAGTGAATCATAACCTTCACGGCCACCCCAGAATACATAGTTTTCGCCACCGAGGAACTTAGTTGCGTCAATGGCTGCTTTTACTTGTGAGGCGCCATAACATACAACATCAAAATTAGGGTTAGTAGCTCCGCCATTCATGTAACGTGGGTTAGAGAAGAGGTTAGCTGTACCCCAAAGAAGCTTTACACCACTTTCATCTTGTTTATCTTTAGCGCGTTTCACTAAATCCCAAAGGTTTGCTTCTGATTCCTCGACAGAATTACCTTCTGGAGCCATGTCACGGTCATGGAAGCAGTAGTAAGGAACACCAAGCTTTGTGAAGAATTCAAAGGCCGCGTCCATTTTTTCATAGGCTTGTTCCATAGGGTTAGAGTTATTTAGCCATGGGAGTTGTTGTGGCCCAGGGCCGAAGGGGTCGGCACCAGTTCCGCAAAAAGTATGCCAGTAACAAACAGCAAAACGGAGGTGCTCTTTCATAGTTTTACCGGCAACGACTCTATTTTCGTCGTAGTAGCGGAAGGCGAGCGGGTTATGGCTAGAGGTGCCTTCGAATTGAATTTTTTCGATATTGGGGAAGTAAGTTTTCATAGTTTTTTCCTTTGTTTACATATTGTTAACTGATTCACAATAATACATAGAATTTAGGAAATCAACACCAGATGATAAAAATCATGTTAAATTATTTATGTTAACTATGTTAAATAGTGACTTGTAAAACAGTTTTGAGTTTATTAATTATGTTAAATAAAATTAAATGGTAGCAATAATATGAGTCAAAAAGTAAGTTTACAGGATGTGGCAAAAGTAGCTGGGGTTTCTGCCATGACAGTTTCACGAGTCATTAATAATCACCCACGCGTCTTACCCAAAACAGCCGAAAAAGTTCAAAAAGTCATTAAAGATTTAGGTTACACAGCAGTCCCCTCACTACGAAAAAGAGGAAGAAGAAGTCGAGCTCACACAGGAATTCATACAGGACAAATAGCTTTAGTACTTCTCGGCATGGAAGAGAGTTTTGCTAATAACCCAGTCATTGGTAAAACACTTCATGGTATTCGTAGTCATTTAGCATCAAACGATATATCAACTGTCTTAGTTCCTGTTCAAGATCAAAAGCAAATACCAGATATACTTGATAGACGAAGTATAGATGGAATGATTGTTACAGGTGAATTTCCTAAGGACTCATTCAAAGAATATTTTGAGAACATGCCTTTAGTGTATGTCTATTGTTTGAGTAATGAGATAGAGATGTCCTATGATCAAATTATGCCTGATAATAAAAAAGTAGCGGAACTCGCCGCTAAAAATTTTCTAGCAAGTGGCGTAAAACATTGTGCTTTCTTTGATCCTTCGCCGAACCACCCTGAGTTTAATATTCGTGGCCAAGAGTTTTTGAAGTTGATTCAAGAAGCAGGTGGAAAAGTTGATATGTATTTGGACAAAGATTTATCAGCTGCCCCGGAATCAGCTGAACAAGATGTGGATCGCTTAAAGTTCAAGAAAATGATTGATCGGTTTTTATCAGATAAAAATAGGGCTAAAGCAGTCTTCTTACCTTCGGATTCAGTTACGGCAATTTTTTACAGAGAATTAAGAAGTCAGGGCTATGACCCCAAAGACTATAAAATCATTTCTTGTAACCAAGAAAAACCCTACCTTGAAGGTCTCTATCCAAGGCCACAGTCAATTGATATCCAATCAAAAAAAATTGGTGTACGAGCAGCGGAGAGGTTGTTGGAGCGTTTGGGTGATAGTGAGTTAGGTACCGAAACTATTCTGGTTGACCCCAAGCTATAAGTTTATATTTCTCTCACAGCAGAAATCTCGAAATCAATTGGGGCATGTTCTAGAGAACGGATTCTCTCATATTCTTCTGCGGTAAGTTGAAGGACATCCATAGCTTCAGATTTATGCTGGTGTTTTTCCTTGTCTGTGAGTAATTTATAGTAAAATCCATAGGCTTTTTGAGCGTCGTCGTCACGACCAAGCTGATCTCTAATCATAAATAAAGTGTACCAACAATCTTTATTGATGGGGGCATAGTGAGCTGCTTTCCTGAAACATTTTTCTGCAAAATCCATACGGAAGAAGTCTTCAGGTTCTTCTTCCAATACTTTTAAGCCTAGAAAATACCATTGATGCCAGACCACAGGAGATTTAGATATTCTTTTACTTAAATCATCTGCGGATAATTGTGAACTCTCAATCACAGTATTTCTATTTTTTAGTTCATCTCCCAAATTAATCCAAATATAAACTGTACTTACTATAAGTATGACAGGAGTAAATAAAAAACATTTAGAAAGATATAATAATTTTTTAGAGTGATAGTGTTTTCTATAGATTTGACCTTTGTAAAGCATTAAGCCATAAAAAATGGCAATATGAAAAGCATATATCGGGATGTGAAAACCGTAGTCGTAACTAGCGTGACAGATAAATACAATGAGGCCTGTAGAGCAGAAGGACGCTATGTACTTACTAACTTTTTTCTTTCGTACGTTGTCTATTACTTTATTAAGGTAAATTCCATTTAAAAAGATAAGTAGAATAAAAAAGGGAATGCCAAATTCCTGTAAAATGTGAAAATAAGTGTTTTCAGAATGGTGAAACACTCCATTACTATATATATGTCCAGTATATGATGGAGAGATATTGCGATAGGAACCTGGTCCAGTACCGATGGGGAACTCTTTGACTATATTTGGTACTGTAGCAAAGAGTTTGTAACGTATATCTTGATTCAAATCTCTAGTATTTATTTCATCTTCGAGTTTCAAAGGTGTTAATGTAGAAAAAATTAGAACAATAAATAAAATAAAAAAAGTCTTTAAAGGTCCTGAATCTTTTCGTTTAAAAGTAAATAAATAAGATGTGACTATGGAAATGACGCCTAATAAACAAGCTCCCATTGAAGACGATAACATTATCCCAAAAATTAAAAGAGCGCTTGTTATTAAAGAAAGAAGTAGATATTTGTATTTTTTCCTTTCTAAACTTTTGAAGAAATGGCAAATCGGCAGGCCTAGTATAGCTGCACAATAAGCTCCAAAATGATTTGGGTTAACAAAAGATCCAAAACTTTTACCTGTTTGACTATCCCATGCCCACCAAATAAAACCGCCTGTGTTTCTGATTTCTTGTTGATATAAAACGGCAAATACGTTAATGATGGTCATGCTAACAATTGCATAACTTAAATATAGTTTATGGCGATGTTTAAGGTTTGCGCAGAGGTAAACTATAGGGAAAAGGTTGGTGACAAGTATGAAAATGCTTAAAGAATTGTTGAGGTTAAGTGTATTTGAAAAATTATATTCTAGCATTTTGAAAAATGCTAACTGACTTCCTTCTGTCAAAAGGCTTTCAGTAGAATAATAGTATATGGCCACTGCCTCGTTAAAATTGAAAAGAGGTAAGAAAAATAGACTTATTAAAATTAATGATAAACCAGAAGTAATAGCTAAAGGTAAATGACAAAGGCGTTTTTCTTTGAAGTTTATGTAATTATGGTATAAAGCTGTGGAATTCAAGGCAAAAGAACTAATAAATAAGCTCTCTATGATTAACCCACCGCCACATAAATGAATCATCAAGAGTACTGCTATGATGACTGATAAAGAAATCATTTAGCGTGCAGTATTAAGCCTAGTATTGCAACAAAAAAACAGTAGTAAGCAAAAAGTTCCATTTTCTGCTTTCTTATGAGAGCCATTAAAAACTTTATAGCAAAGTAGCCAGAAATTGCGGCACTCATCATAGCAACCAAATAATTTATTATTTCAGTTTGTTTAATGTTCTCGCTTAATAAATCTTTGATTTCTAGAATAGTAATACCCGCAATAACTGGGATAGACATTAAAAAAGAAAATTTAGCTGCGAGTTCAGATTTGATACCTAAAGCCTCCGCAAGAGAGATAGTTGTGCCTGAACGAGAAATCCCGGGTAAGATAGCAAAGGCTTGCCCTATACCAATAAGTAGGCTGTCTTTACTTGTCATGAAATCTTTTTTAGGTCTTTTTTTAGACCATTTTAAAGAAAGAAGTATGAAACCTGTGATTATTAAACATGTAAAAACTACGTACAAGTTATGGTAGAATTTCTCTAAATAATCTTTGAAGAAAAGACCTATAATTAGTGCAGGGACCATTGAGATTAGTATATAAATATTTAAGGAGCGATATTGTTCTTTTTCTGTTTTATTAGGCATTTTTTTAGCCCAATGTTTTGGAAGGTTTGGTAACTCTTTCAATAGTAAGAGTATGTCTTTGTAGAAGCATGAGCATACTGCAAGTAGTGTGCCAAAATGCACAAAGACTTCTAAAGCAATTCCGTCTTTTTTAAGTCCTAGTATGTCACCAAAAATAACTAAATGACCTGAACTTGAAACTGGAAGAAATTCTGTTAGACCTTGAACAAGGCCAATGATAAGCATATTGATAAAATCGTTCATATTTTGTTTTTGTTTTTAATATTCTTTTTTATAGTTATAGCCTTTATAGCCATACGTGTAACCGTAGCCATTGGGTGAGTGCACTGTTCCGGTGTATTTAGTATCTTGGCTTCTGAAACCATTGACAACAAATCCTAATAGCTTTTCCTTAGGCAGTCGTTTTACAGTTGCAGAAACATTTGGTGCTAAAGTTTTTCCTGCGCGAACAACAATGACAGTTGAGTCGGCTACTTCAGCAAGATGAACTGTATCGATAACGCGAATAGCGGGAGCTGAATCAATAATAATTAGGTCATATTTGTTTTTTAACTCAGAGAAGAGTTCTTTGATTTTTTTACCATCAATAAGCTCAGTAACATATTCATCCGATGTGCCTGCGGGTAAGTAATCCAAATCACCTACAGGTTTTTTGATAATATATTTTTCAATATTCATAGTGTCATTTTTTAAGTAATCCATTAAGCCTTCTTTAGATTTATTGGGGAATATTTTTCTAAGTGTTACACGTCTAAAATCACCATCTATTAATAGTACTTTCTTGTCAGTCCAAGAACTGCATAATGCGGTGTTTAATGAAGTGCAAGTTTTACCTTCGCTTGGACCGGAGGAAGTAAATAGAACTATTTTTCCATCCATATTTTTATCCATGAACAAACGTAAACTTCGATATGATTCAGCCAATACGGAACTTTTAGAAATTTCATTTAAAAAGAAAGGATTTTGCTTTGCGAACTTAGCAGGGAAGTGAGGGATTGTTGCAAGGCAAGGTAGGTGGTTTTCACGAGAAATGCGAGAGAAATTATATCGTTTTATTTTTAAGAAGAAGTTAAATAATATTAAGGCTGAACTGATTCCAAAACAAACAACAAATCCTTTAATTATATATTTAGATTGTTGGGGTGAAACTGGACCATCATATAGAAAAGGCTCTCGTAGCATGCGTGTAAAATATTTATCTCCGCCACTACTAGATATAGAAACTAAGGTTTCGTGTAAACTAGCTCTTAAATCATTTAGTCTTTGTTGTTTATTAACAAAACCTTCCAGGGTTGAAATGACATTAGCATTTTGCCCAAAAGTATCCTCTATTCGGTCAGCACGTAATAGATAATTTCTGTTTTGAGCCTCTAGTGTTTTTACTTTTCCTCTAAGTCCACTTAGTATGTTTTTTCTAAATACTTCTTGTTCAACTTCAATGATCTCCAATTCATCAGTAACAGCTATAACTTTTGGGTGAGACAATTTATATTTCTTTAACATGATTTTAAGTTGAGCTTCAATTCTGAATCTTGATAATTTATGGTCCTTCCATTGTTGAATATCTTGCTCGAGTCCTGTTTGCCCTATTGATAGACGGTTGTTGCCGTGTCCTACTATTTCTATTATCTGGTCAAACACTTCAGATGCTAGCGACGTTTCTTTGTCTAATCTTATAAGTTCAGGTTTTAGAATATCTAGTATGAATTGATTTTTATTGGCTTTTTCAAGTAAGTTAGAGATATATTTTTGATCAAATTCAGTTTTTGTTGAAACAAAAACAAAATTATGACGAGTTTTAAATTCAATAATTTCTTTTTCAACATCATCAATTTGTTTATCCAATGATTGAATTTTTTGTTCTAGCTGTTCTCTGCTTGCTTCAACCTCGCCACTGTTGGTGTTCACCCTAAGGTTTTCATATGCAGGAATCAATTGTTTGAGGTATTCAAGAGAAGCTTCTTTATTATGGGAATCTACAGATATATCTATTAAATCATACTGAGCACCTTTCACTGGGTTTAGATTTAGTTGGAATGATGTTAAGTTAATTTGTTTAAGTTTAGGGAATTTTTCCAATACAGAGTTTCTAATTGGGGTATTTAGTTTTGAGCTTCTAAGCATAAGCATATGCTTTTCCATCGGGTCCTCTTCCCAATAGTCATCTTTGATTCTTTCTGCAACTTGAATAGCTTGATTTTCAAAGATTTCGAAACGACATTCAGCGCGGTATTTCTTGGGTAAAGTCATACTATATGCCATCATGGCACCAGCGCCGATTAGGGATATAGGACTTATTATCCACCAATAATGAAGTAGAACTTTTAGATATTGAAGGAATTCAATATCCTGAGAAAATTCATTTTCATTAATTTGTTGATTCATATTGGCTCTCCCACAATGAAATAGAGCTCATAATTAATACACACAGTGTATTATTAGTACCCTCAGATTACACGATAAGCATAATGTAATGCTGTAAATGTTAATTACTGAATATTAAATCACTAAAAGTCTTAATTTTATTGAAAAAAATTTATTCTAGTTGAGTGGCAGAACGAAGATTTTTTAACATATATGATTAATTATTTGTCATGAGTATAAAATCTCTTTAAGCTTGACTTTTTAATCATAGCTGAAATCTTCAGAAAAATTTAATTAAGGAATCAATTGATGAGTGAAATAGAAGTTTTCTATGATATTATTTCTCCCTATTCATTTTTAGCATTGGAGCTCCTAGATAGATCGAGTTTAAAGGATGAACATGATGTCATTTTAACTCCCGTCGCTTTAGGGTCAATTTTACAAATGACAGGCAATCCTGGCCCTGCAGGAGTGGAAGCAAAAAGAGGAGAAGCTTTACGCGATTGCTGTATGCAGGCTCAAAGGCAGGGCGTTCAATTACTTGGGCCACCAGCACATCCATTTAATACTTTACCCGCATTGCGATTTATCACTTGTATTGAAGACCAAGCAGAAAGGTATGAAGTAGCGATTAAATTGAATCGCGCTTGTTGGTCTGAAGGAAAAGATATTAGTACAGATGAAGGGATCGAAGCCGTTCTCTGTGAATTGGGGCTTATGAAAGATGAATGGAAGGATGTTTATAATTTTATCAAAGAGAATAAAGGAAGGCCGTTACTCA
This window contains:
- a CDS encoding undecaprenyl-diphosphate phosphatase, whose product is MNDFINMLIIGLVQGLTEFLPVSSSGHLVIFGDILGLKKDGIALEVFVHFGTLLAVCSCFYKDILLLLKELPNLPKHWAKKMPNKTEKEQYRSLNIYILISMVPALIIGLFFKDYLEKFYHNLYVVFTCLIITGFILLSLKWSKKRPKKDFMTSKDSLLIGIGQAFAILPGISRSGTTISLAEALGIKSELAAKFSFLMSIPVIAGITILEIKDLLSENIKQTEIINYLVAMMSAAISGYFAIKFLMALIRKQKMELFAYYCFFVAILGLILHAK
- a CDS encoding LacI family DNA-binding transcriptional regulator, which gives rise to MSQKVSLQDVAKVAGVSAMTVSRVINNHPRVLPKTAEKVQKVIKDLGYTAVPSLRKRGRRSRAHTGIHTGQIALVLLGMEESFANNPVIGKTLHGIRSHLASNDISTVLVPVQDQKQIPDILDRRSIDGMIVTGEFPKDSFKEYFENMPLVYVYCLSNEIEMSYDQIMPDNKKVAELAAKNFLASGVKHCAFFDPSPNHPEFNIRGQEFLKLIQEAGGKVDMYLDKDLSAAPESAEQDVDRLKFKKMIDRFLSDKNRAKAVFLPSDSVTAIFYRELRSQGYDPKDYKIISCNQEKPYLEGLYPRPQSIDIQSKKIGVRAAERLLERLGDSELGTETILVDPKL
- a CDS encoding O-antigen ligase family protein → MISLSVIIAVLLMIHLCGGGLIIESLFISSFALNSTALYHNYINFKEKRLCHLPLAITSGLSLILISLFFLPLFNFNEAVAIYYYSTESLLTEGSQLAFFKMLEYNFSNTLNLNNSLSIFILVTNLFPIVYLCANLKHRHKLYLSYAIVSMTIINVFAVLYQQEIRNTGGFIWWAWDSQTGKSFGSFVNPNHFGAYCAAILGLPICHFFKSLERKKYKYLLLSLITSALLIFGIMLSSSMGACLLGVISIVTSYLFTFKRKDSGPLKTFFILFIVLIFSTLTPLKLEDEINTRDLNQDIRYKLFATVPNIVKEFPIGTGPGSYRNISPSYTGHIYSNGVFHHSENTYFHILQEFGIPFFILLIFLNGIYLNKVIDNVRKKKVSKYIASFCSTGLIVFICHASYDYGFHIPIYAFHIAIFYGLMLYKGQIYRKHYHSKKLLYLSKCFLFTPVILIVSTVYIWINLGDELKNRNTVIESSQLSADDLSKRISKSPVVWHQWYFLGLKVLEEEPEDFFRMDFAEKCFRKAAHYAPINKDCWYTLFMIRDQLGRDDDAQKAYGFYYKLLTDKEKHQHKSEAMDVLQLTAEEYERIRSLEHAPIDFEISAVREI
- a CDS encoding 2-hydroxychromene-2-carboxylate isomerase; this encodes MSEIEVFYDIISPYSFLALELLDRSSLKDEHDVILTPVALGSILQMTGNPGPAGVEAKRGEALRDCCMQAQRQGVQLLGPPAHPFNTLPALRFITCIEDQAERYEVAIKLNRACWSEGKDISTDEGIEAVLCELGLMKDEWKDVYNFIKENKGRPLLKQATSRALELKVFGVPTFRIDDEMNIWGSDRFELIEDYIKRPDFYSFEAYERMLNINSGM
- a CDS encoding polysaccharide biosynthesis tyrosine autokinase, producing MNQQINENEFSQDIEFLQYLKVLLHYWWIISPISLIGAGAMMAYSMTLPKKYRAECRFEIFENQAIQVAERIKDDYWEEDPMEKHMLMLRSSKLNTPIRNSVLEKFPKLKQINLTSFQLNLNPVKGAQYDLIDISVDSHNKEASLEYLKQLIPAYENLRVNTNSGEVEASREQLEQKIQSLDKQIDDVEKEIIEFKTRHNFVFVSTKTEFDQKYISNLLEKANKNQFILDILKPELIRLDKETSLASEVFDQIIEIVGHGNNRLSIGQTGLEQDIQQWKDHKLSRFRIEAQLKIMLKKYKLSHPKVIAVTDELEIIEVEQEVFRKNILSGLRGKVKTLEAQNRNYLLRADRIEDTFGQNANVISTLEGFVNKQQRLNDLRASLHETLVSISSSGGDKYFTRMLREPFLYDGPVSPQQSKYIIKGFVVCFGISSALILFNFFLKIKRYNFSRISRENHLPCLATIPHFPAKFAKQNPFFLNEISKSSVLAESYRSLRLFMDKNMDGKIVLFTSSGPSEGKTCTSLNTALCSSWTDKKVLLIDGDFRRVTLRKIFPNKSKEGLMDYLKNDTMNIEKYIIKKPVGDLDYLPAGTSDEYVTELIDGKKIKELFSELKNKYDLIIIDSAPAIRVIDTVHLAEVADSTVIVVRAGKTLAPNVSATVKRLPKEKLLGFVVNGFRSQDTKYTGTVHSPNGYGYTYGYKGYNYKKEY